A single window of Streptomyces sp. NBC_00464 DNA harbors:
- the pyk gene encoding pyruvate kinase, which produces MRRSKIVCTLGPAVDSHEQLVALIEAGMSVARFNFSHGSHAEHQGRYDRVRKAAAETGRAVGVLADLQGPKIRLAKFAEGPVELVRGDEFVITAEDVPGDKSICGTTYKGLPGDVAKGDPILINDGNVELKVVSVDGPRVHTIVIEGGVISDHKGINLPGAAVNVPALSEKDIEDLRFALKMGCDLVALSFVRDASDVKDVHKVMDEEGRRVPVIAKVEKPQAVDNMEGIVAAFDGVMVARGDLAVEYPLEKVPMVQKRLVELCRRNAKPVIVATQMMESMITNSRPTRAEASDVANAILDGADAVMLSAESSVGAYPIETVKTMSKIVVAAEEELLSKGLQPLVPGKKPRTQGGSVARAACEIADFLNGEALVAFTKSGDTARRLSRYRAAQPILAFTTDESTRNQLALSWGVEAHVVPHVDNTDAMVELVDAELLKLNRYNAGDTMVITAGSPPGIPGTTNMVRVHHVGGQERERD; this is translated from the coding sequence ATGCGCCGTTCCAAAATCGTCTGCACCCTCGGTCCCGCCGTCGACTCCCATGAGCAGCTCGTCGCTCTGATCGAGGCCGGCATGAGCGTGGCCCGATTCAACTTCAGTCACGGTTCCCACGCGGAGCACCAGGGTCGTTACGACCGGGTCCGCAAGGCCGCCGCCGAGACCGGCCGGGCGGTCGGCGTGCTCGCCGACCTCCAGGGCCCGAAGATCCGCCTCGCGAAGTTCGCCGAGGGCCCGGTCGAACTGGTCCGCGGGGACGAGTTCGTCATCACCGCCGAGGACGTCCCCGGCGACAAGTCGATCTGCGGCACGACCTACAAGGGTCTGCCCGGCGACGTCGCCAAGGGCGACCCGATCCTGATCAACGACGGCAACGTCGAGCTGAAGGTCGTCTCCGTGGACGGCCCCCGCGTCCACACCATCGTCATCGAGGGCGGGGTGATCTCCGACCACAAGGGGATCAACCTGCCGGGTGCGGCGGTCAACGTCCCGGCCCTGTCCGAGAAGGACATCGAGGACCTGCGCTTCGCCCTGAAGATGGGCTGCGACCTGGTCGCGCTCTCCTTCGTGCGGGACGCGAGCGACGTCAAGGACGTCCACAAGGTCATGGACGAGGAGGGCCGCCGGGTCCCCGTCATCGCCAAGGTCGAGAAGCCGCAGGCCGTCGACAACATGGAGGGCATCGTCGCGGCGTTCGACGGCGTGATGGTCGCCCGTGGCGACCTCGCCGTCGAGTACCCGCTGGAGAAGGTCCCGATGGTGCAGAAGCGCCTCGTGGAGCTCTGCCGGCGCAACGCCAAGCCGGTGATCGTGGCGACCCAGATGATGGAGTCGATGATCACCAACTCGCGCCCGACCCGTGCCGAGGCGTCCGACGTCGCCAACGCGATCCTGGACGGTGCCGACGCGGTCATGCTCTCCGCGGAGTCCTCCGTGGGCGCGTACCCGATCGAGACGGTCAAGACGATGTCGAAGATCGTCGTCGCCGCCGAGGAGGAGCTCCTCTCCAAGGGCCTCCAGCCGCTGGTGCCGGGCAAGAAGCCCCGCACCCAGGGCGGTTCGGTGGCCCGCGCGGCCTGCGAGATCGCGGACTTCCTGAACGGTGAGGCGCTGGTCGCCTTCACCAAGTCCGGCGACACCGCCCGCCGCCTCTCCCGCTACCGCGCGGCCCAGCCCATCCTGGCCTTCACCACGGACGAGTCGACCCGCAACCAGCTGGCCCTCAGCTGGGGCGTCGAGGCCCATGTGGTCCCGCACGTGGACAACACGGACGCGATGGTGGAGCTGGTCGACGCGGAACTGCTGAAGCTCAACCGCTACAACGCCGGCGACACGATGGTCATCACGGCCGGCTCGCCTCCCGGCATCCCCGGCACGACCAACATGGTGCGCGTGCACCACGTGGGCGGCCAGGAGCGCGAGCGCGACTGA